In Athene noctua chromosome 8, bAthNoc1.hap1.1, whole genome shotgun sequence, a genomic segment contains:
- the RAP2B gene encoding ras-related protein Rap-2b isoform X3 has product MREYKVVVLGSGGVGKSALTQFASMRDLYIKNGQGFILVYSLVNQQSFQDIKPMRDQIIRVKRYERVPMILVGNKVDLEGEREVSFGEGKALAEEWSCPFMETSAKNKASVDELFAEIVRQMNYASQPNGDEQCCSSCAIL; this is encoded by the exons ATGCGGGAGTACAAGGTGGTGGTGCTGGGCTCGGGCGGCGTGGGCAAGTCCGCCCTCACC CAGTTCGCCTCCATGCGGGACCTCTACATCAAGAACGGGCAGGGCTTCATCCTGGTCTACAGCCTGGTGAACCAGCAGAGCTTCCAGGACATCAAGCCCATGCGGGACCAGATCATCCGGGTGAAGAGGTACGAGCGGGTGCCCATGATCCTGGTGGGCAACAAGGTGGACCTGGAGGGCGAGCGGGAGGTCTCCTTCGGGGAGGGCAAAGCCCTGGCCGAGGAGTGGAGCTGCCCCTTCATGGAGACCTCGGCCAAAAACAAAGCCTCGGTGGACGAGCTCTTCGCGGAGATCGTCAGGCAGATGAACTACGCCTCGCAGCCCAACGGGGACGAGCAGTGCTGCTCCTCCTGCGCCATCCTctga
- the RAP2B gene encoding ras-related protein Rap-2b isoform X2 has protein sequence MREYKVVVLGSGGVGKSALTVQFVTGSFIEKYDPTIEDFYRKEIEQFASMRDLYIKNGQGFILVYSLVNQQSFQDIKPMRDQIIRVKRYERVPMILVGNKVDLEGEREVSFGEGKALAEEWSCPFMETSAKNKASVDELFAEIVRQMNYASQPNGDEQCCSSCAIL, from the exons ATGCGGGAGTACAAGGTGGTGGTGCTGGGCTCGGGCGGCGTGGGCAAGTCCGCCCTCACCGTCCAGTTCGTGACGGGCTCCTTCATCGAGAAGTATGACCCCACCATCGAGGACTTCTACCGCAAGGAGATCGAG CAGTTCGCCTCCATGCGGGACCTCTACATCAAGAACGGGCAGGGCTTCATCCTGGTCTACAGCCTGGTGAACCAGCAGAGCTTCCAGGACATCAAGCCCATGCGGGACCAGATCATCCGGGTGAAGAGGTACGAGCGGGTGCCCATGATCCTGGTGGGCAACAAGGTGGACCTGGAGGGCGAGCGGGAGGTCTCCTTCGGGGAGGGCAAAGCCCTGGCCGAGGAGTGGAGCTGCCCCTTCATGGAGACCTCGGCCAAAAACAAAGCCTCGGTGGACGAGCTCTTCGCGGAGATCGTCAGGCAGATGAACTACGCCTCGCAGCCCAACGGGGACGAGCAGTGCTGCTCCTCCTGCGCCATCCTctga
- the RAP2B gene encoding ras-related protein Rap-2b isoform X1 — protein MREYKVVVLGSGGVGKSALTVQFVTGSFIEKYDPTIEDFYRKEIEVDSSPSVLEILDTAGTEQFASMRDLYIKNGQGFILVYSLVNQQSFQDIKPMRDQIIRVKRYERVPMILVGNKVDLEGEREVSFGEGKALAEEWSCPFMETSAKNKASVDELFAEIVRQMNYASQPNGDEQCCSSCAIL, from the coding sequence ATGCGGGAGTACAAGGTGGTGGTGCTGGGCTCGGGCGGCGTGGGCAAGTCCGCCCTCACCGTCCAGTTCGTGACGGGCTCCTTCATCGAGAAGTATGACCCCACCATCGAGGACTTCTACCGCAAGGAGATCGAGGTGGACTCCTCGCCGTCGGTGCTGGAGATCCTGGACACGGCGGGCACCGAGCAGTTCGCCTCCATGCGGGACCTCTACATCAAGAACGGGCAGGGCTTCATCCTGGTCTACAGCCTGGTGAACCAGCAGAGCTTCCAGGACATCAAGCCCATGCGGGACCAGATCATCCGGGTGAAGAGGTACGAGCGGGTGCCCATGATCCTGGTGGGCAACAAGGTGGACCTGGAGGGCGAGCGGGAGGTCTCCTTCGGGGAGGGCAAAGCCCTGGCCGAGGAGTGGAGCTGCCCCTTCATGGAGACCTCGGCCAAAAACAAAGCCTCGGTGGACGAGCTCTTCGCGGAGATCGTCAGGCAGATGAACTACGCCTCGCAGCCCAACGGGGACGAGCAGTGCTGCTCCTCCTGCGCCATCCTctga